The DNA sequence ACTGACCTCGGCCGCGTCGAGATTCACGTGAGGGTCGATGCCCCGTCGCTTGAACGACCGTGGTGTGGATTCGACGAGGCGAGCGACCAGCGCGGGGCGATCAGCCCGCGGATTCCTCCTGCAGCGGTGCCGGGGACGTCGCAGCAGCCACTACCGCAGCCAGAGCCGCGACAGCGCCGAGGGCCAGGAACATCGCCGCGTAACCGCCGAGCAGGCTGGCCAGCGCCGCACCGACGAACGGGCCGATCGCGGTGGCGATCATCACCGGCGCGTTCAGAATGCCGCTGAGGTGGCCGTAATGGGTTGGGCCCCAACGCTCTGTGACCGCGGTGGCTTGCAGCAGCGTCATGATGCCACGCATCACGCCGGCGCCGATCGTCACGATCAGCAACGCGGCGTAGCTGCTGAACACCCCGAGAAGCGCGGTGGTGACCGCGACACCGGCCATGATGACGACCGTGCGCGGCACGACGCCGATGCGCCGCACCAGGGTCTGATATCCGAGGCGGCCGAGAACCTGACCCGCACCGCCGAGACCGAGCGCGACCGCTGCGGCGCCGGTGCTGATCCCGCGCTGGCCCATCAACGGCACCAGGTTCGCGATCACGGCATACGACGCCACCCCGGAAAGCGCGAACGCCGCCACCAACGCGATGAAGGCTCCGCTGCGCGCCGTGCGTGTCGGGGACTCCACCGCATGCTTGGTCTCCACCGGCGGCCACGGTCGCCGCAGCCCGAAGAAGTGCGCCGGGATCGTGATCACCGCCATCAGCGCGGCCAGCACGAGATAGGTACCTCGCCAACTGAGATTGTCCGACAACGCCGCGGTCAACGGCGCGAACACCGTGCTGGCGAAGCCGGCCACCAACGTCAATGCCGTCAACGCCCGCACCGCGTCCGCGCCGAAGAACCGGGTCAGCGCCGCGAACGCCGGTGCGTAGAAGACGCCGCTCATCGCCACCCCCGCAACCAGCCAGGCCGCGACGAACCAGGCATAGGTCGGTGCCGCCACCACCGCGACCACCGACGCACAGCCCAGCGCCGAACCGGCCGTCATGATCCAACGTGGACCGACACGATCCAACCACCGGCCTACCGGAATGCCGACAATCGCCGAGGTCACCAGTCCCGCCGAGAACGCCGCGGTCACCGCAGGCGCCGACCACCCCGTATCAGCGCTGATCTGATCGGACAGCACGGTGAAGGCGTAATACAGCACTCCCCAACTGGTGATCTCGGTGACGCACAGCGTCAACAACACCCAGCGCAACCTGTGGGCTGCCCTGGGTGCATGCGTCCGCTCGGCGCTCATCCGCCAATCGGATTGAGCGACAACCACAGCTGTGACACGCCCGCTCCTCTTCTCGGCTCTGCCCGATCGGAGAGCAGCGGGCGATACGGGATCGCCCGCGACGTGGTGAAGGTGACAAACGACGTCGTCCCCCCGACGCTTCCTGATCGGTTTCGCGTCAGCATAGGTTGACGCCGCGCGCCGACACCGCAGCGCACGTGCCGATCACCCTGATCAACCCCGACGGCCTTCCGACCGTCGACCTCTACAAGCAGGTGGCCGTGGCCACCGGGTCGAAGCTTGTCTTCATCTCGGCCAAGTCGCGCGCGACGCCGACGGCAACCCGCGCATCAGAGAAACTCGGCGTCACCGCCCTGCCCCAGCTCACCGGCATCGACGTCGCCACACTGGCCGAACCCGACATGCTCATCGAAGTCGAAGCGACCGCCGTCCTCGACCGATCAGATGTCGCTCGGTTGTCGCTAATAGCCGGGCACAAAGCACATGCCTCCCCGAAGAGACGGTTGCGACGCATGTGACCACCGAGCCCAACCCTTACTACCCCACCAACGCCGCCGCCCGCAGCGACAGCACCAGAGCCGGGCGCGGATACCGCAGCCGGGCGCACGCCTCCTCCGCCACCAGCTGCAACCGGTGCACCCCCGCCCGCAGCTCCTGCGGATCGGCGTCACCCCGCCCATACCCCGACACGCACGCCCTCGTCAGGATCACCCCGTGCGTGCGCCGCAGCCGCGCCATCTGCTCGATCATCCCGCGCACCGCCTCCCCCGCCTCGGCGTCGTCAGCCACGCAGCACCGCAACCCCACCACGTCGAGGCGATCC is a window from the Mycolicibacterium litorale genome containing:
- a CDS encoding MFS transporter: MSAERTHAPRAAHRLRWVLLTLCVTEITSWGVLYYAFTVLSDQISADTGWSAPAVTAAFSAGLVTSAIVGIPVGRWLDRVGPRWIMTAGSALGCASVVAVVAAPTYAWFVAAWLVAGVAMSGVFYAPAFAALTRFFGADAVRALTALTLVAGFASTVFAPLTAALSDNLSWRGTYLVLAALMAVITIPAHFFGLRRPWPPVETKHAVESPTRTARSGAFIALVAAFALSGVASYAVIANLVPLMGQRGISTGAAAVALGLGGAGQVLGRLGYQTLVRRIGVVPRTVVIMAGVAVTTALLGVFSSYAALLIVTIGAGVMRGIMTLLQATAVTERWGPTHYGHLSGILNAPVMIATAIGPFVGAALASLLGGYAAMFLALGAVAALAAVVAAATSPAPLQEESAG